From Candoia aspera isolate rCanAsp1 chromosome 4, rCanAsp1.hap2, whole genome shotgun sequence, a single genomic window includes:
- the LOC134497337 gene encoding olfactory receptor 14C36-like, whose product MENRTTLSFFLLLRFSESQQLQLLHFFLFFILYLAITTANLLIICAVAFDRHLHRPMYFFLMHLAVQDLGIVSVIVPKSMINSLIDTRRISYFGCVAQVFLFMSFEVSDLCLLTVMAYDRYVAICNPLHYEMVMNWKACTEIMILVWVTSLLYGMLHTTGTFSTRLCSNVVNQFFCEIPQLLKLSCSGFNLVEAVVLVASVTAGLGCFTFVIVSYAMIFKAVLGIPSEQGRQKALSTCIPHLIVVSMFLLTGSFAYLRPPSNTPSYLDFGLTVLYSLLPPLFNPIVYSMRNKNIKFVLSKLWRF is encoded by the coding sequence ATGGAGAATCGAACCACTCTGTCTTTCTTTCTGCTCCTGAGATTCTCAGAAAGTCAGCAACTGCAACTGCtacatttcttcctgttctttATATTATACCTGGCAATTACAACAGCAAATCTTCTCATCATCTGTGCAGTAGCTTTTGACCGGCACCTGCACAGACCCATGTACTTCTTTCTAATGCATTTGGCTGTGCAAGACCTGGGCATTGTTTCAGTCATTGTCCCCAAATCCATGATTAATTCCCTCATAGACACGAGACGCATCTCTTACTTTGGCTGTGTTGCTCAAGTCTTTCTCTTTATGTCCTTCGAAGTTTCTGATTTGTGCCTCTTGACAGTCATGGCCTATGATcggtatgttgccatttgcaatccactgcaCTATGAGATGGTGATGAATTGGAAAGCCTGCACTGAAATCATGATTCTGGTTTGGGTCACCAGCCTTCTCTATGGAATGTTGCATACCACTGGCACTTTTTCAACCCGTTTGTGTTCTAATGTTGTGAACCaattcttctgtgaaatcccacaaTTGCTAAAGCTGTCCTGCTCTGGCTTCAATCTAGTTGAAGCTGTAGTTCTTGTGGCCAGTGTCACTGCAGGACTAGGTTGTTTTACTTTTGTTATTGTATCTTATGCCATGATCTTCAAGGCAGTGCTAGGAATCCCTTCTGAACAAGGAAGGCAAAAAGCCTTATCAACCTGTATCCCCCACCTTATAGTAGTGTCTATGTTTTTATTAACTGGATCCTTTGCCTATCTGAGACCTCCCTCTAACACACCATCTTACTTGGATTTTGGGCTGACTGTTCtgtattcccttcttcctcccctgTTCAATCCAATCGTCTATAGCATGAGAAATAAGAATATCAAATTTGTCCTTTCTAAATTGTGGAGATTCTGa